In one Planctomycetota bacterium genomic region, the following are encoded:
- the rplC gene encoding 50S ribosomal protein L3 translates to MLPSLLGRKVGMTQIFAENGNVTPVTVLECGPCPVLQIKKSSSEGYNAVQLGFVDGKKKRATRAMLGHFKKANIETPKRFIREVRLPDGAEGEKITAQFKLGDQVKVDVFENTWKVDVVGITKGRGFTGLVKRWNKKRGPAGHGSMNVRGSGAIGSDTRLTHIRPGKTMPGHYGVERVMVKNLEVMKIDKNRNLLFVKGAVAGANGGFVIVRKTDLVKPVPKVVASKKKIESKKKK, encoded by the coding sequence ATGTTACCGAGTTTATTAGGCAGGAAAGTCGGGATGACCCAAATATTTGCCGAGAACGGGAACGTTACTCCGGTGACCGTTTTGGAATGTGGTCCCTGCCCTGTTTTACAGATAAAGAAAAGCTCCTCCGAAGGCTATAACGCAGTTCAGTTGGGTTTTGTGGACGGCAAAAAGAAGAGGGCGACCAGGGCAATGCTGGGGCATTTTAAGAAAGCGAATATTGAAACGCCGAAGCGCTTTATCAGGGAAGTCCGTTTGCCCGACGGCGCCGAAGGCGAGAAAATCACGGCTCAATTTAAACTGGGTGACCAGGTAAAGGTGGATGTTTTTGAGAATACATGGAAGGTTGATGTCGTAGGCATCACCAAAGGACGCGGTTTTACCGGTCTGGTTAAGAGATGGAACAAGAAAAGAGGCCCGGCTGGACACGGTTCGATGAATGTGCGCGGTTCGGGCGCCATCGGCTCTGATACTAGATTGACTCATATCCGTCCCGGCAAAACCATGCCAGGTCATTACGGTGTGGAAAGGGTGATGGTGAAAAATCTGGAAGTAATGAAAATAGATAAAAACCGTAATCTTTTGTTCGTAAAAGGCGCGGTCGCGGGCGCGAACGGCGGATTTGTCATTGTCCGCAAGACCGATTTGGTAAAGCCTGT
- the rpsJ gene encoding 30S ribosomal protein S10: MKNLKIRIKLEAYDHKILDQCVLDIVETAKRTGAKICGPIPLPTHIERYTVLRSPHVDKKSREQFEIRTHKRLIDLAEPSAKTVDALKNLNIPSGVEVRIKT, from the coding sequence ATGAAAAACCTGAAAATACGGATTAAGCTTGAGGCGTACGACCATAAGATTTTAGACCAGTGCGTTCTGGATATCGTCGAGACGGCGAAACGCACCGGCGCTAAGATTTGCGGGCCGATTCCTTTGCCCACCCATATTGAACGGTATACGGTGTTGCGTTCGCCTCATGTAGACAAAAAATCACGCGAGCAATTTGAAATCAGGACCCATAAGCGTTTGATAGATCTGGCCGAGCCGTCTGCCAAGACCGTTGACGCTTTGAAGAACTTGAATATTCCGTCTGGCGTGGAAGTAAGAATAAAAACATAA
- a CDS encoding lysophospholipid acyltransferase family protein encodes MFHLLAELVLRILIAVVRRVPATVALQIGEAIGIFGYMVVPKRRRISLENLRFAFPEKKDSELRRIVFGMAKNLGRNMMEFLRLPAMKLADINRYIEFEGLENLDKALAEGKGVFILTAHFGNWDLLAASMAFKGYRTNLVTKYLKSELLNKLWLDYRKQVKVNIMYREGSLKDIIRHLKANEIMGFVLDQNTKREEGVFVNFFGRPACTIPSLSTLSERLDVPVVPGFIIRKHGAYHKVVYEPALTFQKRDNLEESIVYNTQIYSDVMERYIRQYPDHWIWLHRRWKTQHKSR; translated from the coding sequence ATGTTTCATCTATTAGCAGAGCTTGTGCTTCGGATTCTTATTGCCGTCGTCCGGCGTGTGCCGGCTACCGTGGCATTGCAGATAGGGGAGGCAATCGGAATATTTGGATACATGGTTGTTCCCAAGCGCAGGCGTATATCCTTGGAAAACCTTCGTTTTGCATTTCCCGAGAAGAAAGACAGCGAGCTCAGACGAATCGTTTTCGGAATGGCGAAAAACCTCGGCCGGAATATGATGGAGTTTTTACGCCTGCCCGCAATGAAACTGGCGGATATCAATCGGTATATTGAATTCGAGGGGTTGGAAAATCTTGATAAAGCATTAGCCGAAGGCAAAGGGGTGTTCATACTGACGGCGCATTTTGGCAACTGGGACCTTTTAGCGGCATCAATGGCATTTAAGGGGTACCGAACCAACCTTGTAACCAAGTATCTTAAAAGTGAATTACTCAATAAGCTCTGGCTGGATTACCGAAAGCAGGTCAAGGTGAATATTATGTATCGGGAAGGCTCGCTCAAGGATATTATACGGCATCTCAAGGCGAATGAGATAATGGGCTTTGTCCTGGACCAGAATACCAAACGGGAGGAAGGGGTATTCGTTAATTTCTTCGGACGGCCGGCTTGCACCATTCCCAGTCTATCTACATTAAGTGAGCGGTTGGATGTGCCGGTGGTTCCGGGATTCATCATCAGGAAACACGGTGCTTACCACAAGGTTGTATATGAGCCCGCTCTTACATTCCAGAAAAGAGATAATCTGGAAGAAAGCATCGTTTACAACACGCAGATTTATTCGGATGTGATGGAACGTTATATCAGGCAATATCCCGACCACTGGATATGGCTTCACCGCCGATGGAAAACACAGCACAAGAGTCGATGA
- a CDS encoding D-alanine--D-alanine ligase, giving the protein MDKKALKDLFVKKKAVITVLMGGFSSEREISLKSGSAVSLALKSLGYKVLDIDVTAPDIPQLKNPDFDIAFIALHGKFGEDGGIQLLLEEKGIVYTGSGVQASRDAMDKFATKELFERHDVPTAPYRRINKENWRTEFRKWPLGFPVVIKPRAEGSSVGVSIIKEPVEIKPALDEAFKYGKDVVAEQYISGREVTVGVLGDKVLPVIELKPKQAFYDYKAKYQDASTEYIVNPNFPEKAIEEIQSAGLAAYKALDCRGAARVDIIYSDKEGAIVLEVNTIPGLTERSLLPKAAKAIGIDFPQLCERIILASLE; this is encoded by the coding sequence ATGGATAAAAAAGCGCTGAAGGATTTATTTGTTAAGAAAAAGGCAGTAATCACTGTTCTGATGGGTGGGTTTTCTTCAGAGCGGGAGATATCGCTTAAATCCGGCTCCGCGGTGAGCTTGGCATTGAAGTCGTTGGGTTATAAAGTTCTTGATATAGATGTAACCGCGCCGGATATCCCGCAACTCAAGAATCCTGATTTCGATATCGCTTTCATTGCCCTGCACGGGAAGTTCGGAGAGGATGGCGGAATCCAGTTGCTCCTTGAAGAGAAGGGCATTGTTTACACCGGCTCAGGCGTTCAGGCGAGCCGCGATGCGATGGATAAATTCGCCACCAAGGAATTGTTTGAAAGGCACGATGTCCCGACCGCGCCGTATCGCAGGATTAATAAAGAGAATTGGAGAACTGAATTCAGGAAGTGGCCGCTTGGCTTTCCGGTGGTTATTAAGCCCCGCGCGGAGGGGTCCAGCGTGGGAGTTTCAATTATCAAGGAGCCGGTTGAGATTAAACCGGCCTTGGATGAGGCGTTTAAATACGGCAAAGATGTCGTGGCCGAGCAATATATTTCAGGCAGGGAAGTCACGGTCGGCGTTTTGGGGGATAAGGTGTTGCCGGTTATCGAACTAAAGCCCAAGCAGGCGTTTTATGATTACAAGGCGAAGTATCAGGATGCTTCAACCGAATATATCGTAAACCCTAATTTTCCCGAGAAAGCCATTGAGGAAATACAATCTGCCGGATTAGCCGCATACAAGGCGCTCGATTGCAGAGGTGCGGCGCGGGTTGATATAATTTATTCGGATAAAGAGGGTGCTATTGTTCTGGAGGTCAATACCATACCGGGATTGACCGAGCGGAGTTTGTTGCCAAAGGCGGCAAAAGCTATCGGTATAGATTTTCCGCAATTATGCGAGCGGATTATACTTGCCTCGCTAGAATAA
- the bioA gene encoding adenosylmethionine--8-amino-7-oxononanoate transaminase, translating to MNLTLKDKKHLWHPFTQTSEWEKENILVINKGKGNYLYDTNGRRYLDGISSLWCNVHGHQKAEIDKAIAKQLKQIAHTTMLGLAHPGAIELAEKLINIAPKGLARVFYSDSGATAVEIALKIAFQYWQQCLKTNNQQLKTKFLTFSNAYHGDTIGSVSLGGMDLFHSTYRPLLFKTIQAPSPYCYRCTEPRRVQCYEPNAVHSPFKSTTNNVNPPCLKKAEALIKKHHRSLAGVVIEPLIQGAAGMITQPKGFLKRLRTLCTKYNIILIADEVATGFGRTGRMFACEHKGVSPDIICIAKGITGGYLPLAATLTTEKIFKAFTAPYEENKTFFHGHTYTGNPLGCAAALANLKLFKEENIIERLQPKIVYLKEHLKRFYEINNVGDIRQCGMMVGIELVRNRATKEPYPVKERVGRHVVLEARKHGVILRPLGDVIVLMPPLSITIPELGKLLSVTYKSMETITG from the coding sequence ATGAACCTGACACTAAAAGACAAAAAACACCTCTGGCATCCTTTTACCCAAACCTCCGAATGGGAAAAGGAGAATATCCTCGTCATCAATAAAGGCAAAGGCAATTACCTCTACGACACCAATGGCAGGCGTTATCTGGACGGCATCTCATCTTTGTGGTGCAACGTCCACGGTCACCAAAAAGCTGAAATAGATAAAGCCATAGCGAAACAACTAAAGCAAATAGCGCATACCACCATGCTTGGGCTTGCCCATCCCGGCGCCATAGAGTTAGCCGAAAAGCTCATTAACATCGCGCCTAAAGGTTTAGCACGAGTATTTTATTCCGATAGCGGCGCGACCGCGGTAGAAATCGCCCTGAAAATCGCCTTCCAGTATTGGCAGCAATGTCTAAAAACTAACAACCAGCAACTAAAAACTAAATTCCTCACCTTCTCCAACGCCTATCACGGCGATACTATCGGCTCGGTCAGCCTGGGCGGGATGGATTTATTCCACAGCACCTATCGTCCGCTCCTCTTTAAAACCATCCAAGCCCCGTCGCCTTATTGCTATCGATGCACTGAACCACGCAGGGTTCAGTGCTATGAACCCAACGCGGTTCATAGTCCATTCAAATCAACTACTAACAATGTTAATCCGCCTTGCCTCAAAAAAGCAGAGGCCCTTATAAAGAAACATCACCGCTCTTTGGCAGGAGTGGTCATCGAACCATTGATTCAGGGCGCGGCGGGAATGATAACCCAGCCCAAAGGATTCTTGAAGCGCCTGAGAACGCTCTGCACCAAATATAATATCATCCTGATTGCGGATGAAGTGGCAACCGGATTTGGAAGGACCGGAAGGATGTTTGCATGCGAACACAAGGGAGTATCACCTGACATCATATGTATAGCAAAAGGAATTACCGGCGGGTATCTGCCGCTTGCCGCCACGCTCACCACGGAAAAGATATTTAAAGCCTTTACCGCCCCGTATGAAGAAAACAAGACCTTCTTCCACGGGCATACATATACCGGGAATCCATTAGGCTGCGCCGCGGCACTGGCAAACCTGAAGCTATTTAAGGAAGAAAATATCATAGAACGACTGCAACCCAAAATCGTATACCTAAAAGAACACCTTAAACGGTTCTATGAGATTAATAATGTAGGCGATATCAGACAATGCGGGATGATGGTCGGGATAGAGCTGGTCAGGAACCGCGCCACAAAAGAACCATATCCGGTAAAAGAACGGGTAGGCAGGCATGTCGTCTTGGAAGCCAGAAAGCACGGCGTGATTTTAAGGCCTCTGGGCGATGTCATCGTCCTTATGCCTCCTTTAAGCATCACCATACCGGAACTGGGAAAACTATTATCAGTTACCTATAAATCAATGGAGACAATTACCGGATAA
- a CDS encoding sigma-54-dependent Fis family transcriptional regulator, which translates to MPKRKPLSDYLEQIKSASDKQEKMKAKRLGEIALKKLPVLSYTPHEEYQLYRLLALVYYSLEKYSHSLELCHKAYLIALKKAFSVLDVACVFSLMGSNLVFIGNIPQALKRLQTARQYYDSTINALRANDKTTYCYMLIDLAYCYLHQNEIKKGEEIIENKLPAYLPCLPNNLGVIDYTHFKGEYFIIIKKYEQAKQCFTECVKMSNQIDFPRGRLCAEIHLATISLLESQIEPAIRRLKNIIKDAGCLRLNAIVCEASLLLSKCYNICGFPDKGRIIENRIKPILSKLDTVWLYEKTREFDRLYQQLQDKTKHKSKLIPQVLVQTLSDRYEKSADKYTLIGNSPIMQEVYQIIEKIAPTDLPVLIQGETGTGKELIANAIHTNSQRVNKAYLPFNCVVLPETLIESHLFGHTKGAFTGAHEDKKGYIELASGGTLFIDEIANMSLSMQQKLLRVLEEKLIYRVGASKSTPVDTRFVFASNQDVEQMVKNKFFREDLFYRINTIVVNLPPLRDRKDDIPLLVQHFLQKYGRPSPLISHLSPSVLALLSAYPWPGNVRELESEIRRICVLYPDTKTITEKMLSENIRCYIPVSVFSASKNSYLKNAVESLERNIINASIQQYNGNITYIAQHLGCTRAVLHKKIKRLKIDL; encoded by the coding sequence TGTCTGATTACCTGGAGCAAATCAAATCAGCTTCGGATAAGCAGGAAAAGATGAAAGCAAAACGGCTTGGCGAAATCGCCTTAAAGAAGCTTCCTGTGCTTTCTTATACCCCGCATGAAGAATATCAATTATATAGGTTATTAGCTCTCGTTTATTATTCGTTGGAAAAGTATTCGCACTCTTTAGAATTATGCCATAAAGCATATTTAATTGCCTTAAAGAAGGCGTTTTCAGTGTTAGATGTTGCCTGTGTTTTTTCCTTGATGGGAAGTAATCTCGTGTTTATTGGAAATATTCCTCAAGCCTTAAAGCGGCTTCAAACGGCAAGGCAATATTATGATTCAACAATTAATGCCTTACGTGCTAATGATAAAACAACGTATTGTTATATGCTGATAGACTTGGCATATTGTTATTTGCATCAAAATGAAATCAAAAAAGGTGAGGAAATTATTGAAAATAAATTACCTGCTTATTTGCCGTGTTTACCTAATAATTTAGGCGTTATAGACTATACGCATTTCAAAGGAGAATACTTTATAATAATAAAAAAATATGAACAAGCAAAGCAGTGCTTTACCGAGTGTGTCAAGATGAGCAACCAGATTGATTTTCCCCGCGGAAGATTATGCGCAGAAATCCATCTCGCCACAATTAGCCTTTTAGAAAGCCAAATTGAGCCAGCCATTAGACGATTAAAAAATATTATTAAAGATGCCGGTTGTTTGAGGCTTAATGCGATTGTTTGTGAAGCATCGCTTCTTTTGAGCAAATGTTATAACATTTGCGGATTTCCTGATAAGGGGCGGATAATAGAAAACCGCATTAAACCGATACTGTCCAAACTTGATACGGTTTGGCTCTATGAAAAAACCCGGGAATTTGATAGGCTCTACCAACAATTACAGGATAAAACCAAACATAAATCCAAACTTATTCCCCAGGTCTTGGTTCAAACTCTTAGTGACCGCTACGAAAAGTCGGCTGATAAATATACTCTTATTGGTAACTCTCCGATAATGCAAGAGGTTTATCAAATTATAGAAAAGATTGCCCCAACCGATTTACCGGTTTTAATTCAGGGTGAAACCGGGACTGGTAAGGAACTGATTGCTAATGCCATCCATACAAATAGCCAACGCGTGAATAAAGCCTACTTGCCTTTTAATTGCGTGGTGCTTCCGGAAACTCTTATTGAAAGCCATCTTTTTGGCCATACTAAAGGTGCTTTTACCGGTGCGCATGAGGATAAAAAAGGCTATATTGAACTCGCCTCCGGCGGAACGCTTTTTATAGATGAAATTGCTAATATGTCTTTGTCTATGCAGCAAAAACTCTTAAGGGTCTTGGAAGAAAAGCTCATCTATCGAGTCGGCGCTTCAAAATCTACTCCGGTTGATACCCGCTTTGTGTTTGCATCTAACCAGGATGTTGAGCAAATGGTTAAGAATAAATTCTTCCGTGAAGACCTTTTCTATCGTATAAATACTATCGTAGTAAATCTTCCGCCCCTCCGTGACCGCAAAGATGATATTCCATTATTAGTCCAGCACTTTCTGCAAAAATATGGTCGTCCTTCGCCTCTCATCTCTCATCTTTCTCCTTCTGTTCTTGCTCTTCTCTCCGCCTATCCCTGGCCCGGCAATGTCCGCGAACTGGAAAGCGAGATAAGAAGAATCTGTGTTTTATATCCGGATACTAAAACCATTACTGAAAAAATGCTTTCAGAAAATATCCGTTGTTATATACCGGTCTCGGTCTTTAGCGCCTCAAAAAACTCTTACCTTAAGAATGCCGTGGAGAGTTTGGAAAGGAATATAATCAATGCATCTATTCAGCAATATAACGGCAATATAACTTACATTGCACAGCATCTTGGTTGCACCAGAGCAGTGCTACATAAGAAGATAAAACGATTGAAGATAGATTTATAA